In Leucoraja erinacea ecotype New England unplaced genomic scaffold, Leri_hhj_1 Leri_98S, whole genome shotgun sequence, the following proteins share a genomic window:
- the LOC129695212 gene encoding tubulin beta-4B chain-like, with amino-acid sequence MREIVHMQAGQCGNQIGAKFWEVVSDEHGIDPTGTYHGDSDLQLDRINVYYNEATGGKYVPRAIMVDLEPGTMDSVRSGPFGQIFRPDNFVFGQSGAGNNWAKGHYTEGAELVDSVLDVVRKEAESCDCLQGFQLTHSLGGGTGSGMGTLLISKIREEYPDRIMNTFSVVPSPKVSDTVVEPYNATLSVHQLVENTDETYCIDNEALYDICFRTLKLTTPTYGDLNHLVSATMSGVTTCLRFPGQLNADLRKLAVNMVPFPRLHFFMPGFAPLTSRGSQLYRALTVPELTQQVFDAKNMMAACDPRHGRYLTVATVFRGRMSMKEVDEQMLSVQNKNSSYFVEWIPNNVKTAVCDIPPRGLKMAVTFIGNSTAIQELFKRISEQFTAMFRRKAFLHWYTGEGMDEMEFTEAESNMNDLVSEYQQYQDATAEEEGEFEEDIEHDEA; translated from the exons TTTTGGGAAGTGGTCAGTGATGAGCATGGCATTGACCCAACGGGCACCTACCATGGAGATAGTGACCTCCAGTTGGACCGCATCAACGTCTACTACAACGAGGCTACAG GAGGTAAATATGTTCCCCGTGCAATTATGGTTGACCTGGAGCCTGGCACCATGGACTCTGTTCGTTCCGGTCCATTTGGGCAGATCTTCAGACCGGATAACTTTGTGTTTG GGCAGAGTGGTGCAGGGAACAACTGGGCCAAAGGTCACTACACAGAAGGTGCGGAACTGGTCGACTCGGTCCTGGATGTGGTGCGGAAGGAGGCAGAGAGCTGCGACTGCCTGCAGGGGTTCCAGCTCACCCACTCTTTGGGCGGGGGCACTGGGTCGGGCATGGGCACGCTGCTGATCAGCAAGATCCGGGAGGAGTACCCGGACAGGATCATGAACACCTTCAGCGTGGTGCCTTCGCCCAAGGTGTCGGACACGGTGGTGGAGCCCTACAATGCCACCCTGTCGGTCCACCAACTGGTGGAAAACACAGACGAGACCTACTGCATCGACAACGAGGCCCTCTACGACATCTGCTTCCGCACCCTCAAGCTGACCACCCCCACCTATGGTGATCTCAACCACCTGGTGTCGGCCACCATGAGCGGGGTGACCACCTGCCTCCGCTTCCCCGGGCAACTCAACGCGGACCTGCGCAAGCTGGCGGTCAACATGGTTCCCTTCCCCCGCCTCCACTTCTTCATGCCCGGCTTTGCCCCCTTGACCAGCCGAGGCAGCCAGCTGTACCGTGCTCTCACCGTGCCCGAGCTCACCCAGCAGGTGTTCGACGCCAAGAACATGATGGCGGCCTGCGATCCGCGGCACGGGCGCTACCTGACGGTGGCCACCGTGTTCCGGGGCCGCATGTCCATGAAGGAGGTGGACGAGCAGATGCTCAGCGTGCAGAACAAGAACTCCAGCTACTTCGTGGAGTGGATCCCCAACAACGTCAAGACGGCCGTCTGCGACATCCCGCCCCGCGGCCTCAAGATGGCGGTCACCTTCATCGGCAACAGCACCGccatccaggagctcttcaaacgCATCTCCGAGCAGTTCACCGCCATGTTCCGTCGCAAGGCCTTCCTCCACTGGTACACGggagagggaatggatgagatgGAGTTCACAGAGGCAGAGAGCAACATGAACGACCTGGTCTCCGAGTATCAGCAGTACCAAGATGCCACagcagaggaggaaggggagttTGAGGAAGACATCGAGCACGATGAGGCTTAA